The following proteins are encoded in a genomic region of Salvia miltiorrhiza cultivar Shanhuang (shh) unplaced genomic scaffold, IMPLAD_Smil_shh fragScaff_scaffold_19_1, whole genome shotgun sequence:
- the LOC131002773 gene encoding plasma membrane ATPase 3 translates to MGEKPEVLDAVLKETVDLENIPIEEVFENLRCTKAGLTTEAAEERLVIFGHNKLEEKKESKFLKFLGFMWNPLSWVMEAAAIMAIALANGGGKPPDWQDFVGIITLLVINSTISFLEENNAGNAAAALMARLAPKAKVLRDERWSEEEASILVPGDIISIKLGDIVPADARLLDGDPLKIDQSALTGESLPVTKGPGDGVYSGSTCKQGEIEAIVIATGVHTFFGKAAHLVDSTNQVGHFQKVLTAIGNFCICSIAVGMIIEIIVMYPIQHRKYRPGIDNLLVLLIGGIPIAMPTVLSVTMAIGSHRLAQQGAITKRMTAIEEMAGMDVLCSDKTGTLTLNKLTVDKNLIEVFAKGVDADMVVLMAARASRTENQDAIDAAIVGMLADPKEARAGIREIHFLPFNPTDKRTALTYIDGEGKWHRVSKGAPEQILNLAHNKSEIERRVHTVIDKFAERGLRSLAVAYQEVPEGTKESPGGPWQFTGLMPLFDPPRHDSAETIRRALNLGVNVKMITGDQLAIGKETGRRLGMGTNMYPSSALLGQNKDESIASLPIDELIEKADGFAGVFPEHKYEIVKRLQARKHICGMTGDGVNDAPALKKADIGIAVADATDAARSASDIVLTEPGLSVIISAVLTSRAIFQRMKNYTIYAVSITIRIVLGFMLLALIWEFDFPPFMVLIIAILNDGTIMTISKDRVKPSPLPDSWKLSEIFATGVILGGYLAMMTVIFFWAAYKTDFFPKVFGVPTLEKTAHDDFRKLASAIYLQVSTISQALIFVTRSRNWSYVERPGLLLVAAFVIAQLVATLIAVYANWSFAAIEGIGWGWAGVIWLYNIIFYIPLDIIKFLTRYALSGRAWDLVLEQRIAFTRKKDFGKEQRELKWAHAQRTLHGLQVPDTKLFSETNNFSELNQLAEEAKRRAEIARLRELHTLKGHVESVVRLKGLDIDTIQQAYTV, encoded by the exons ATGGGGGAGAAGCCTGAAGTTCTTGATGCTGTGTTGAAGGAAACTGTTGATTTG GAGAACATACCCATTGAGGAAGTGTTTGAGAATCTAAGATGCACCAAAGCAGGTCTTACAACCGAGGCTGCTGAGGAGAGATTGGTCATTTTTGGACACAACAAGCTTGAGGAGAAGAAG GAAAGCAAATTCCTGAAGTTTTTGGGGTTTATGTGGAACCCTCTTTCATGGGTTATGGAAGCTGCTGCTATCATGGCCATTGCTCTTGCAAATGGAGGA GGCAAGCCTCCGGATTGGCAGGACTTTGTTGGTATCATCACTTTGCTTGTGATAAACTCCACAATCAGTTTTCTTGAGGAAAACAATGCTGGAAATGCAGCAGCTGCTCTCATGGCCCGTCTTGCTCCGAAAGCCAAA GTTCTTAGAGATGAAAGGTGGAGCGAGGAGGAGGCGTCCATATTAGTGCCTGGTGATatcatcagcattaagttgggaGATATTGTTCCTGCTGATGCTCGTTTGCTTGATGGCGATCCACTGAAAATCGATCAG TCTGCTTTGACGGGGGAGTCCCTTCCGGTGACAAAGGGGCCAGGGGATGGCGTCTACTCCGGCTCCACATGCAAACAGGGAGAGATCGAGGCTATTGTTATCGCCACTGGAGTTCACACCTTTTTTGGGAAGGCAGCACACCTCGTTGATTCTACTAATCAAGTGGGGCACTTCCAGAAG GTTTTGACTGCAATTGGGAACTTTTGCATATGCTCTATTGCGGTGGGGATGATTATAGAGATCATTGTCATGTACCCTATTCAACATAGGAAATATCGTCCTGGGATTGACAATCTTCTAGTGCTGCTCATTGGAGGGATTCCAATTGCCATGCCGACTGTTCTTTCAGTTACAATGGCCATTGGCTCTCATCGTTTGGCTCAGCAG GGAGCTATCACAAAGAGAATGACTGCTATAGAGGAGATGGCTGGTATGGATGTTCTTTGCAGTGATAAGACAGGGACTCTGACATTGAATAAGCTTACCGTTGACAAGAATCTTATTGAG GTTTTTGCCAAAGGTGTTGATGCAGATATGGTTGTTCTAATGGCTGCTCGAGCATCTCGAACAGAAAATCAAGATGCAATAGATGCAGCTATAGTTGGGATGTTGGCTGACCCGAAAGAG GCACGTGCCGGAATTCGAGAGATACACTTCCTTCCTTTTAATCCCACTGACAAACGGACTGCATTAACTTACATAGACGGTGAAGGAAAATGGCACAGGGTCAGTAAAGGTGCACCGGAGCAG ATTCTAAACCTTGCTCACAACAAGTCAGAGATAGAGCGAAGGGTTCATACTGTGATCGACAAGTTTGCTGAACGAGGTTTAAGATCGCTTGCAGTGGCGTACCAG GAAGTTCCAGAAGGAACCAAAGAGAGTCCCGGAGGCCCATGGCAGTTCACTGGTCTCATGCCTCTTTTCGATCCACCCAGGCACGACAGTGCAGAAACTATAAGAAGGGCTCTAAATCTTGGAGTGAATGTTAAAATGATAACAG GGGATCAGCTTGCGATAGGAAAGGAAACGGGACGAAGGTTGGGGATGGGAACTAACATGTATCCTTCGTCGGCTTTGCTAGGACAGAACAAAGATGAATCAATTGCTTCTCTACCAATCGATGAACTGATAGAGAAAGCTGATGGTTTTGCCGGTGTCTTCCCTG AGCACAAATATGAAATAGTGAAGCGGCTGCAAGCCAGAAAGCATATATGTGGAATGACTGGTGATGGAGTAAACGACGCTCCTGCTCTAAAGAAGGCTGATATTGGAATTGCCGTTGCTGATGCGACTGATGCAGCTCGCAGCGCTTCTGATATTGTACTTACAGAACCTGGCCTCAGTGTCATAATTAGTGCTGTTTTAACTAGTCGGGCAATCTTCCAAAGGATGAAAAACTACACG ATTTATGCCGTTTCTATAACAATCCGTATTGTG CTTGGTTTCATGTTGTTAGCCCTGATATGGGAATTCGACTTTCCTCCTTTTATGGTGCTTATCATCGCAATTCTCAATGATG GTACCATCATGACCATATCGAAAGATAGAGTGAAACCATCGCCTCTTCCAGACAGCTGGAAGCTTTCCGAGATTTTTGCAACTGGAGTCATTCTAGGTGGTTACTTGGCAATGATGACAGTCATATTCTTTTGGGCAGCATACAAAACAGATTTCTTTCCG AAAGTATTTGGGGTGCCGACCCTCGAGAAGACTGCACACGATGACTTCAGGAAGCTCGCTTCAGCAATATACCTTCAAGTGAGCACTATCAGTCAGGCTCTGATATTTGTTACAAGATCCCGAAACTGGTCATATGTTGAGCGCCCCGGTTTGTTGCTTGTAGCAGCATTTGTGATTGCACAACTG GTCGCCACTTTGATCGCCGTGTATGCAAACTGGAGCTTTGCAGCAATTGAAGGGATCGGGTGGGGTTGGGCAGGGGTGATCTGGCTTTACAACATCATCTTCTATATCCCACTTGATATCATCAAATTCTTGACCCGTTACGCTCTCAGTGGAAGGGCTTGGGATCTTGTTCTTGAGCAAAGG